The Deltaproteobacteria bacterium genome includes a window with the following:
- a CDS encoding alpha/beta fold hydrolase — protein MTEMTAGGTSFIRAGEGRPLIFIHGWAMASSVWQRQVAYFQGKGFETVAIDLRGHGDSSKEGPFTLSQMSYDLKGFIHEMGYKSPVLVGWSRGAMVILDFVVKHSHSASLVCLVGGTPKFTREEGFDHGLPSKDVKGMKLKLKRDFERSIRDFRQTIADDIDEEKKEILMNCPLPAREAAKAGLKELMEVDLRDSIERVKIPALLVHGKNDPVCMPGASEYMANRIEKAALHFIESAGHVPFLSHEEKFNSLLEDFIRRN, from the coding sequence ATGACGGAAATGACGGCAGGCGGTACCTCTTTCATCAGGGCTGGTGAAGGAAGACCGCTTATTTTCATTCATGGCTGGGCCATGGCTTCATCAGTATGGCAGCGCCAGGTAGCCTATTTCCAGGGAAAAGGTTTTGAAACGGTTGCTATTGATCTCCGTGGACATGGAGACTCGTCGAAGGAGGGCCCTTTTACCCTTTCACAAATGTCTTATGATCTGAAAGGTTTTATACATGAAATGGGCTATAAGTCGCCTGTTCTTGTCGGATGGTCGAGGGGGGCCATGGTTATTCTTGATTTTGTGGTAAAACACAGCCACTCGGCATCGCTTGTTTGCCTCGTGGGAGGAACGCCAAAATTTACACGGGAGGAGGGCTTTGATCACGGTTTGCCTTCAAAAGATGTGAAGGGAATGAAACTCAAATTAAAGCGTGACTTTGAACGGTCCATAAGAGACTTCAGGCAGACCATAGCCGATGATATTGATGAGGAAAAAAAGGAGATTCTCATGAATTGTCCTCTTCCTGCACGGGAAGCGGCAAAGGCAGGATTAAAGGAACTTATGGAGGTGGATCTGAGAGATTCTATTGAAAGGGTAAAAATACCGGCCCTGCTGGTTCATGGGAAAAATGACCCTGTCTGTATGCCCGGGGCATCAGAATATATGGCGAATAGGATAGAAAAGGCGGCGCTTCATTTCATTGAAAGTGCGGGACATGTGCCCTTCCTGTCTCATGAAGAAAAGTTTAATAGTCTATTGGAAGATTTTATAAGGAGAAACTGA